One window of Ralstonia pickettii DTP0602 genomic DNA carries:
- a CDS encoding Zn-dependent protease (K03799: htpX; heat shock protein HtpX [EC:3.4.24.-]): protein MAASDPRDERQFWPQHRLSNRLQTALLVLTLIGIAALAGGLLFGETGLWVALGASLFALLLEPAAASALTLKLYGARVIRPGEAPEIWAMVRELANRAGLPAVPTPHYVPSTVVNAVATGSKRHSAIALTEGLLRNLTPRELEGVIAHEMAHIANDDLRVMGLADYISRLTSVLAMLGQVAIVLSLPALLVGVADVNWFGLFLLAASPQLALLAQLGLSRVREFDADLLAAQLTGDPHGLASALAKIERVSRSWRAWLMPGWGNPEPSWLRTHPATSERIARLLELVPQHPVTLRPDSIYSVPESVKAMRSPRWYPGGLWR, encoded by the coding sequence ATGGCAGCGAGTGACCCACGCGACGAACGTCAATTCTGGCCACAGCATCGCTTGAGCAACCGCCTGCAGACAGCGCTGCTGGTTTTGACTTTGATCGGTATCGCCGCACTCGCCGGTGGCCTATTATTCGGCGAAACGGGTCTTTGGGTCGCCCTGGGAGCAAGCCTATTCGCCTTGTTACTCGAACCGGCGGCAGCTTCGGCGCTGACGCTGAAGTTGTATGGCGCGCGTGTCATCCGGCCGGGTGAAGCACCCGAAATCTGGGCGATGGTGCGCGAGTTGGCCAACCGCGCGGGCTTGCCTGCCGTCCCGACTCCACACTATGTGCCCAGCACCGTCGTCAATGCCGTTGCAACCGGTTCGAAGCGCCATTCAGCCATTGCGCTCACCGAGGGCCTGTTACGCAACCTCACACCGCGTGAGTTGGAAGGGGTCATTGCACACGAGATGGCGCATATCGCCAATGACGATCTCCGTGTCATGGGTTTGGCCGATTACATCAGCCGCCTCACCAGCGTGCTGGCCATGCTGGGGCAGGTTGCGATTGTTCTCAGCCTGCCTGCATTGCTCGTCGGAGTCGCAGACGTGAATTGGTTCGGTCTGTTCTTGTTGGCGGCTTCGCCACAGCTGGCACTGCTCGCTCAGCTTGGCTTGTCCCGCGTACGTGAATTCGATGCCGATCTATTGGCCGCGCAATTGACCGGCGACCCGCACGGTCTGGCATCGGCCCTGGCAAAGATCGAGCGGGTGAGTCGCTCCTGGCGCGCGTGGCTCATGCCGGGGTGGGGCAATCCGGAACCGTCCTGGTTGCGCACGCATCCGGCGACGTCGGAGCGCATCGCCCGGCTACTTGAACTCGTGCCCCAGCATCCTGTGACGCTGCGG
- a CDS encoding protein PsiE: protein MNNSNQTGTTFERLRREWAVMTFYERFEQTVALILSVVIAVIVVVSLVQLIQIVFSLLIIDAFNPLDHKIFQSVFGMIMTLLIAMEFKHSIVRVVLRRDSIIQVKTVILIGLIALSRKFVILDPDVSPAKVAALAGATLALGLTYWLLRERDDRIAEDAMHGSE, encoded by the coding sequence ATGAATAACAGCAATCAGACCGGGACGACATTCGAACGACTCCGTCGTGAATGGGCGGTGATGACGTTTTACGAACGCTTCGAGCAGACCGTCGCCCTCATCCTTTCAGTGGTGATCGCGGTGATTGTCGTGGTGTCGTTGGTGCAGCTGATCCAAATTGTCTTCAGCCTGCTGATCATCGATGCATTCAATCCGCTCGACCACAAGATCTTCCAGAGTGTGTTCGGCATGATCATGACGCTCCTGATCGCGATGGAATTCAAGCATTCCATCGTGCGCGTGGTCTTGCGCCGTGACAGCATCATTCAGGTCAAGACGGTCATCCTGATCGGGTTGATCGCGCTGTCCCGCAAGTTCGTGATCCTCGATCCCGATGTCAGCCCGGCCAAAGTCGCAGCGCTGGCTGGCGCCACCCTGGCCCTGGGTCTGACCTATTGGCTGCTGCGTGAGCGCGATGACCGAATTGCCGAGGACGCCATGCATGGCAGCGAGTGA
- a CDS encoding thioredoxin (K03672: trxC; thioredoxin 2 [EC:1.8.1.8]): MSDSVHIVCPHCQSINRVPAAKLNDQPNCGRCQRALFTGEPIELTAATFPRHLERSDIPLLIDFWAPWCGPCKMMAPQYQQAARLLEPKIRLAKVNTEAEPHLAAQFGIRSIPTLVFFQGGREVTRQAGAMGAQDIVRWVSAQLR, from the coding sequence ATGAGCGACAGCGTTCATATCGTCTGCCCGCACTGCCAATCCATCAACCGCGTGCCAGCAGCAAAGCTCAATGACCAGCCCAACTGTGGCCGATGCCAGCGTGCCCTTTTTACCGGCGAGCCCATTGAACTGACCGCGGCGACGTTCCCGCGCCACCTGGAGCGCAGCGACATTCCCTTGCTGATCGACTTTTGGGCACCGTGGTGCGGGCCCTGCAAGATGATGGCCCCGCAGTATCAGCAGGCGGCGCGCTTGCTTGAACCCAAGATCAGGCTAGCCAAGGTGAATACCGAGGCAGAGCCTCATTTGGCCGCCCAGTTCGGTATTCGCAGCATTCCGACCTTGGTCTTTTTTCAAGGGGGGCGTGAAGTCACGCGCCAGGCCGGCGCCATGGGGGCGCAGGACATCGTGCGGTGGGTATCCGCGCAACTGCGTTGA
- a CDS encoding cell division protein FtsH (K03798: ftsH, hflB; cell division protease FtsH [EC:3.4.24.-]) produces the protein MEKKDQWNIGYWIVAFMLLLMLQNYWQAAKTVEPVPYSEFEKALAEGRVAEVLVSDRTVTGRLKSPDGRGKTMIVATRVEPDLAERLSKYNVPYARVVESTWLRDILSWILPAVVFFGVWFFLFRRFAEKQGMGGFLSIGKSRAKVFVEKNTGVTFADVAGVDEAKAELVEIVDFLKNPQDYGRLGARIPKGVLLVGPPGTGKTLLAKAVAGEAGVPFFSISGSEFVEMFVGVGAARVRDLFEQARSQAPAIIFIDELDALGRARGVGGPIGGHDEREQTLNQLLTEMDGFDSSVGLIILAATNRPEILDQALLRAGRFDRQVLVDRPDKKGRLDILKVHAKKITLAANVDLEQVAALTTGFSGADLANLVNEAALTATRRKASAVELQDFTAAIERIVAGLEKRNRVLNPKERETVAFHEMGHALVALALPGTDPVHKISIIPRGIGALGYTLQRPTEDRFLMTRADLEHKIAVLLGGRAAEKLVFGELSTGAADDLARATDIARDMITRYGMDEGLGYIAYEAQRPRFLDAPELAQGGCRVAESTQARIDQAIRDIVMGVFDRAYRILETNRDVLERCARELLSRETLDEIDIRQLTQGLKCETSEISAPTVGSQQLNPKGAMS, from the coding sequence ATGGAAAAGAAAGATCAATGGAACATCGGCTACTGGATCGTCGCCTTCATGTTGCTGCTGATGCTGCAGAACTATTGGCAAGCGGCGAAGACCGTCGAGCCCGTGCCCTACAGCGAATTCGAGAAAGCGCTGGCCGAAGGCCGCGTCGCCGAAGTGCTGGTGTCGGATCGCACGGTGACCGGGCGCCTGAAGTCGCCGGACGGCCGGGGCAAGACCATGATCGTTGCGACTCGGGTCGAGCCCGATCTGGCCGAACGCCTATCCAAGTACAACGTCCCCTATGCGCGCGTGGTGGAGAGCACCTGGCTGCGCGACATCCTGTCGTGGATTCTGCCTGCCGTGGTGTTCTTCGGCGTCTGGTTCTTCCTGTTTCGCCGCTTCGCCGAGAAGCAAGGCATGGGCGGATTCCTGAGCATCGGCAAGAGCCGCGCCAAGGTTTTCGTGGAAAAGAACACCGGTGTGACGTTCGCGGATGTTGCGGGCGTGGATGAGGCCAAGGCGGAACTGGTCGAGATCGTCGATTTCCTGAAAAACCCGCAAGACTACGGTCGTCTGGGCGCCCGGATTCCCAAGGGCGTGTTGCTGGTCGGGCCACCCGGCACGGGCAAAACGCTGCTGGCCAAGGCGGTAGCCGGCGAGGCCGGCGTGCCGTTCTTCTCCATCTCCGGCTCGGAGTTCGTCGAGATGTTCGTCGGCGTGGGGGCGGCGCGCGTGCGTGACCTGTTCGAGCAGGCGCGCAGTCAGGCGCCGGCCATCATCTTCATCGACGAGCTCGATGCGCTCGGCCGGGCGCGGGGTGTGGGCGGGCCCATCGGCGGCCACGATGAACGCGAGCAGACGCTCAATCAGCTGCTCACCGAAATGGACGGCTTCGACAGCTCGGTGGGGCTGATCATACTCGCCGCGACCAATCGCCCGGAGATTCTCGACCAGGCACTGCTGCGCGCCGGCCGCTTCGACCGCCAGGTGCTGGTGGACCGACCCGACAAGAAAGGCCGGCTCGATATCCTGAAGGTCCATGCCAAGAAAATCACTCTTGCGGCAAACGTCGATCTCGAACAGGTCGCCGCGCTGACGACCGGCTTTTCCGGCGCCGATCTCGCGAATCTGGTCAACGAGGCGGCACTGACCGCGACACGGCGCAAGGCATCGGCCGTTGAGCTGCAGGACTTCACCGCCGCCATCGAACGCATCGTCGCCGGTCTCGAGAAGAGGAATCGCGTGCTCAACCCGAAGGAGCGCGAGACGGTGGCCTTTCACGAGATGGGGCACGCACTGGTGGCGCTGGCGTTGCCGGGAACCGACCCGGTCCACAAGATCTCGATCATCCCTCGCGGCATCGGCGCGCTGGGCTACACGCTGCAACGCCCCACCGAGGATCGGTTCCTGATGACGCGCGCCGATCTGGAGCACAAGATCGCCGTCCTGCTGGGAGGACGCGCCGCCGAGAAGCTCGTCTTCGGCGAGCTCTCCACCGGCGCGGCAGACGACCTTGCGCGGGCTACCGACATCGCCCGCGACATGATCACGCGCTATGGCATGGACGAAGGCCTGGGCTACATCGCGTACGAGGCGCAGCGGCCGCGATTTCTCGATGCGCCCGAACTGGCGCAGGGGGGCTGCCGGGTGGCCGAATCGACCCAGGCGCGCATCGATCAGGCGATTCGTGACATCGTAATGGGGGTATTCGATCGCGCCTACCGAATTCTTGAAACCAATCGCGACGTGCTTGAGCGATGCGCTCGCGAGCTGCTTTCGCGAGAAACGCTCGACGAAATCGACATCCGCCAGTTGACCCAAGGGCTGAAGTGCGAGACGAGCGAAATATCGGCCCCGACGGTGGGTTCACAACAACTCAACCCCAAAGGAGCCATGTCATGA